The Chryseobacterium suipulveris genome window below encodes:
- a CDS encoding bifunctional riboflavin kinase/FAD synthetase — protein MNIIKSLSTYTSTTPLSLSIGMFDGVHKGHQSIIKKLNVIAEKKNLESAVFTFWPHPRKVFNPDEELHLLNTIDEKTYLLEKNGVQNLFLKEFDEPFRNLTGEEFVKEILVEKLNVKHLIIGYDHTFGKNKSGDFQLLKKMAPEFGFEVEQVEAVDFHDRHISSTQIRNALLDGNVKEAAEMLGYVYSVSGTVIHGKKIGRTIGYPTANIEVNPLKLLPKKGAYIVDVFVKNAQFKGMLSIGTNPTIGENSVSTEVYILNFSEDIYGEEISVNFREFLHDEIKFESMEKLIERLDEDKRITENFKF, from the coding sequence TTGAACATCATTAAAAGCTTAAGCACCTATACTTCAACTACTCCGCTTTCTCTTTCCATCGGGATGTTCGACGGCGTTCATAAAGGCCATCAAAGCATTATCAAGAAACTGAACGTCATTGCAGAAAAGAAAAATCTGGAATCGGCGGTGTTTACTTTCTGGCCGCATCCGAGAAAGGTTTTCAATCCCGACGAGGAGCTTCACCTGTTGAATACCATCGACGAAAAAACTTATCTTTTAGAAAAAAATGGTGTTCAAAATTTATTTTTAAAGGAATTCGACGAACCGTTCCGAAACTTGACAGGAGAAGAATTTGTGAAGGAGATTTTAGTTGAAAAACTCAACGTCAAACATCTGATCATCGGTTACGACCACACTTTCGGGAAAAACAAAAGCGGCGATTTCCAGCTGTTGAAAAAAATGGCACCCGAATTTGGTTTCGAGGTGGAACAGGTTGAAGCAGTGGATTTTCATGACAGACACATCAGTTCAACGCAAATCAGAAATGCACTTTTGGATGGAAATGTGAAGGAAGCCGCAGAAATGTTGGGTTACGTTTACTCCGTTTCGGGAACGGTGATTCACGGCAAAAAAATCGGAAGGACAATCGGTTACCCTACCGCAAATATCGAAGTAAACCCCTTGAAACTTTTACCTAAAAAAGGTGCCTATATTGTGGATGTCTTTGTGAAAAATGCTCAATTCAAAGGAATGTTGAGCATTGGAACAAATCCGACCATCGGTGAAAACAGCGTTTCGACGGAAGTCTATATCCTAAACTTTAGTGAAGATATCTATGGCGAAGAAATCTCGGTGAACTTCCGGGAATTCCTGCACGACGAGATCAAGTTCGAAAGTATGGAAAAACTCATCGAGCGACTGGATGAGGACAAGCGAATCACAGAAAATTTTAAGTTTTAA
- a CDS encoding DUF4920 domain-containing protein, producing the protein MKKLALLFAIVVSIATFSQETAKKVAPPEGKALIGDSYGAKLSEKSEKKAITTAKLEKKLRKAKKVENVAIKGKVTEVCDKKGCWFTVETDNNEKFFVKMKDYGFFVPTALKGKNIVMEGYAETKVISVDEQKHYAEDAKKSQQEIDAITQPKEEIRFVANGIKVVK; encoded by the coding sequence ATGAAAAAGTTAGCACTGTTATTTGCAATTGTGGTTTCTATCGCCACATTCTCACAGGAAACAGCCAAGAAAGTGGCACCACCTGAAGGAAAAGCACTTATAGGGGATTCCTATGGCGCCAAACTTTCCGAGAAATCTGAAAAGAAAGCCATCACAACGGCAAAACTTGAAAAGAAACTCAGAAAAGCAAAAAAAGTTGAAAACGTTGCCATCAAAGGAAAAGTAACCGAAGTTTGTGACAAAAAAGGATGCTGGTTCACCGTAGAAACCGACAATAACGAAAAATTCTTCGTTAAAATGAAAGATTATGGATTCTTCGTTCCTACCGCATTGAAAGGAAAAAACATCGTGATGGAAGGGTATGCGGAAACCAAGGTAATCTCCGTTGACGAGCAGAAACATTATGCGGAAGACGCCAAAAAATCCCAACAGGAAATTGACGCCATTACGCAACCGAAAGAAGAAATCCGTTTCGTAGCAAACGGAATCAAGGTGGTGAAATAA
- the frr gene encoding ribosome recycling factor — protein sequence MEEINLAIEMVKQEMEAAMRHLDHAFQKIRAGRASTTMVQDVMVEYYGAPTPINQVANVMVPDAMTISIQPWDKTAIGAIEKAIINSNLGFAPSNNGESIILNVPPLTEERRRELAKSAKAEAESTKITVRNARQDGMKELKKIEGVSEDLIKDAEGRIQEITDKYVKLCDDHLKVKEAEIMKV from the coding sequence ATGGAAGAAATAAATTTAGCAATTGAAATGGTAAAGCAGGAAATGGAGGCGGCAATGCGGCACCTTGACCACGCTTTCCAGAAAATCCGTGCAGGTAGAGCATCTACAACAATGGTTCAGGATGTGATGGTGGAATATTACGGAGCTCCAACGCCAATTAACCAGGTTGCAAATGTGATGGTTCCCGATGCGATGACGATCTCCATCCAACCGTGGGATAAAACTGCAATCGGCGCAATCGAAAAGGCAATTATCAACTCCAACTTAGGATTTGCACCTTCTAACAACGGTGAAAGTATTATTTTGAATGTGCCGCCATTAACTGAAGAAAGAAGACGCGAGCTTGCAAAATCTGCCAAAGCTGAAGCGGAGTCCACTAAGATTACCGTGAGAAATGCAAGACAGGACGGTATGAAGGAACTGAAAAAAATCGAAGGAGTTTCTGAAGACCTGATCAAAGATGCCGAAGGAAGAATTCAGGAAATTACCGATAAATACGTGAAACTTTGTGACGACCACCTGAAAGTAAAAGAGGCGGAAATAATGAAAGTCTGA
- a CDS encoding APC family permease, producing MQKKLKLWDATMLVMGSMIGSGIFIVSSDMMRNLGSGYWLIAVWIITGIMTVAAAISYGELSSMFPKAGGQYTYITEIFGKMSGFLYGWGLFTVIQTGTIAAVAMAFGKFTAYLIPALNNSQPIFQSGTFRITWVQILAIVVIILLTFINTKGLKNGKILQDVFTSSKILALLGIIVFGFLLIKDSHWASNMSFGWEGFQNFGREIGNDLVSTEWKSIGGVTLLGGIAAALVGSIFSSVAWENVTFMSGEIENPQRNVVKSMVFGTTIVMILYLLVNFVYLNALDRDGIAFADKNRPAVAASEVIFGSFGTIIMAILVMISTFGCINGLVLAGARVYQSMAKDGLFFKSAIENNEHNVPEKSLWMQGIWASLLALSGQYGDLLDMISFVIVLFYMITVFGVIYLRIKKPELARPYKTWLYPITPILYLLIGTAFCVLLIWFKPQYTWPGFILILLGLPVYWFINKKNKISGE from the coding sequence ATGCAGAAAAAACTCAAACTTTGGGATGCCACGATGCTCGTGATGGGATCGATGATCGGGAGCGGAATTTTTATCGTAAGTTCCGATATGATGCGGAATCTCGGCTCCGGTTATTGGTTGATTGCCGTGTGGATTATTACAGGAATAATGACGGTGGCTGCTGCAATTTCGTATGGCGAACTTTCGTCGATGTTTCCAAAAGCCGGTGGACAATATACCTACATTACAGAAATTTTCGGGAAAATGTCGGGATTTCTGTACGGATGGGGTTTGTTTACGGTGATTCAAACCGGCACGATTGCTGCTGTAGCAATGGCTTTTGGGAAATTTACCGCCTATCTGATTCCTGCGCTTAATAATTCACAACCTATTTTTCAGAGTGGGACATTCAGGATTACGTGGGTACAGATTTTGGCGATTGTCGTGATCATTTTGCTCACTTTTATCAATACCAAAGGTCTTAAAAACGGAAAAATCCTTCAGGATGTTTTCACCTCTTCGAAAATTTTGGCATTACTCGGAATTATCGTTTTCGGTTTTTTATTGATTAAAGATTCGCATTGGGCATCAAATATGAGTTTTGGTTGGGAAGGATTCCAGAATTTTGGGAGAGAAATAGGCAACGACCTGGTTTCGACCGAATGGAAGTCGATTGGAGGTGTCACACTTTTAGGTGGAATTGCCGCAGCTTTGGTAGGATCGATCTTCAGTTCTGTTGCCTGGGAAAATGTAACATTCATGTCGGGTGAAATTGAAAATCCCCAGAGAAATGTGGTGAAGTCGATGGTTTTCGGAACCACGATTGTGATGATTCTTTATCTTTTGGTGAATTTTGTTTACCTGAATGCGCTTGACCGAGACGGGATTGCATTTGCCGACAAGAACCGTCCTGCAGTTGCCGCATCGGAAGTTATTTTTGGAAGTTTCGGGACGATCATTATGGCGATTTTGGTGATGATTTCCACATTCGGGTGCATCAATGGATTGGTTTTGGCGGGAGCAAGAGTTTACCAGTCGATGGCGAAAGATGGACTTTTCTTTAAATCAGCCATCGAAAACAACGAACACAATGTTCCTGAAAAATCTCTGTGGATGCAGGGAATTTGGGCGTCACTTCTCGCATTGAGCGGTCAGTACGGCGATTTGTTGGATATGATTTCGTTCGTCATCGTATTGTTCTATATGATTACTGTTTTCGGTGTGATTTATTTAAGAATCAAGAAACCTGAACTGGCAAGACCATACAAAACTTGGTTGTATCCGATTACGCCGATTTTATATTTGTTGATTGGCACCGCGTTCTGCGTACTTCTGATCTGGTTCAAACCACAATATACTTGGCCTGGATTTATCCTTATTTTACTTGGGCTTCCTGTTTATTGGTTCATTAACAAAAAGAACAAAATCTCGGGAGAGTAG
- a CDS encoding L-serine ammonia-lyase, which produces MESISVFDIIKVGIGPSSSHTMGPWNAAENFLKQIRTDFNIQEVKEVYVEFFGSLAKTGIGHGTDIAGMLGLSGENFKTIDTTKIDEKINAIKSSNQINLGGEKVIAFVYGKNLILNKSKTLDYHPNGMIFRAVFENGEELVQDYYSIGGGFIATQNENSMEKHCVRTLYPCHNGEALIRNVEKLGFDKISDLIFLNEESWRTREETENEALYIWQQIKECIYKGISKEGILPGGLNVSRRAAGLNRKLLGGKTYSNMEEWFQLVVDAEETFTNINKWVSCFALAVNEENASFGRIITAPTNGASGVIPAVLMYSQAFTEFQTDEDIIRFLLVAGEIGTLFKKNATISAAMGGCQAEIGVSSAMAAAGLTEIMGGNPGQVLMAAEIAMEHHLGMTCDPIAGLVQIPCIERNSMGAMKAITAANIAIESDPTKARVTLDEVIESMWETAQSMNDRFKETSEGGLAIAVNVAEC; this is translated from the coding sequence ATGGAATCGATCAGTGTATTTGATATTATAAAAGTGGGAATCGGACCTTCGAGTTCACATACCATGGGACCGTGGAACGCCGCAGAAAATTTTCTGAAACAAATCAGGACAGATTTTAATATTCAGGAAGTTAAAGAGGTGTATGTTGAGTTTTTCGGTTCACTCGCAAAAACTGGAATCGGTCACGGAACTGATATTGCCGGAATGCTCGGTCTTTCCGGAGAAAATTTCAAAACGATAGACACTACAAAAATTGATGAGAAAATCAATGCAATTAAAAGTTCCAACCAAATTAATCTCGGTGGGGAAAAAGTAATTGCTTTTGTTTATGGGAAGAATTTAATTCTAAATAAGTCCAAAACGCTTGATTATCATCCGAACGGGATGATTTTCCGGGCAGTTTTCGAAAATGGAGAAGAACTGGTTCAGGATTATTATTCGATTGGAGGTGGTTTTATTGCAACTCAGAATGAAAATTCAATGGAAAAGCACTGTGTCCGAACACTTTATCCTTGTCACAACGGTGAAGCTCTCATCAGAAATGTAGAAAAACTCGGATTCGACAAAATATCAGACCTTATCTTTCTAAATGAGGAGTCATGGAGAACCAGGGAAGAAACGGAAAACGAAGCACTCTATATCTGGCAGCAAATCAAGGAATGTATCTATAAGGGAATCAGCAAAGAAGGCATACTTCCCGGTGGTCTGAATGTAAGTCGACGCGCAGCAGGATTAAACAGAAAACTTCTGGGCGGGAAAACCTATTCCAATATGGAGGAGTGGTTCCAGTTGGTTGTGGATGCTGAAGAAACATTTACCAATATCAACAAATGGGTTTCCTGTTTCGCATTGGCGGTGAACGAGGAAAATGCAAGTTTTGGCAGAATCATCACTGCTCCAACAAACGGAGCGAGTGGAGTTATTCCTGCGGTACTAATGTATTCACAGGCATTTACAGAATTCCAGACCGATGAAGATATTATCCGCTTTCTTTTGGTTGCTGGAGAAATCGGCACGCTGTTCAAAAAAAATGCGACCATTTCTGCTGCGATGGGCGGTTGTCAAGCAGAAATCGGAGTTTCGTCCGCAATGGCAGCTGCAGGTTTGACCGAAATTATGGGAGGAAATCCGGGACAGGTTTTGATGGCGGCAGAAATCGCTATGGAGCACCATCTGGGAATGACTTGTGACCCAATTGCGGGTTTGGTACAGATTCCCTGTATCGAGCGAAATTCGATGGGCGCAATGAAGGCAATCACCGCGGCAAATATTGCCATTGAAAGTGATCCGACCAAAGCGAGGGTAACTTTAGACGAAGTGATTGAAAGCATGTGGGAAACCGCACAAAGTATGAATGACCGTTTTAAGGAAACTTCGGAAGGCGGTTTGGCAATTGCGGTAAACGTCGCTGAATGTTAG
- the porQ gene encoding type IX secretion system protein PorQ, translating to MKKYSVFYFLIFSSIFLQAQEGTNVFPFLNTPFSARQAALGSDAVSVRDYDVSFAGVNPGLMNLEQDKMISINYASYLAGTNYGTLSYVKDLEHGHLVGFNARYMDYGKMPRTDEAANISGNFGAMDASLGLSYAYQFEDDWTIAGGANFVTSKIDNYTSMAVVGTAGVTYHNEKTNETVALVLRNFGYQFKTFDGTREKVAFRVDLGYTRILDDFPLAFTITAHDLQKYDISQNYNNNGQEIRWTRKLMDHLSGGIEIFPGQAFNVRFGYNVKRGNELAVLDQRSFAGLSAGFGIKISSFKFDYAHVRYHNSSNLNMFGLTLDLIEVAGNRR from the coding sequence TTGAAAAAATATTCGGTTTTTTACTTTCTAATTTTCAGTTCTATTTTCTTGCAAGCTCAGGAAGGCACCAATGTCTTCCCGTTTCTGAACACGCCTTTTTCTGCAAGACAGGCAGCTTTGGGAAGTGATGCAGTTTCGGTAAGGGATTACGACGTTTCTTTCGCAGGTGTAAATCCCGGATTGATGAATTTGGAACAGGATAAGATGATTTCCATCAATTACGCATCGTATCTCGCCGGAACCAATTATGGAACACTGAGTTATGTAAAAGATCTGGAACACGGTCATTTGGTCGGATTCAATGCACGGTATATGGACTATGGGAAAATGCCGAGAACCGACGAAGCAGCCAATATCAGCGGAAATTTCGGAGCTATGGATGCTTCTTTAGGATTAAGTTACGCCTACCAATTTGAAGATGACTGGACGATTGCAGGCGGAGCAAATTTCGTGACCTCGAAAATCGACAACTATACTTCGATGGCAGTTGTGGGTACCGCAGGAGTTACCTACCATAACGAGAAAACTAATGAAACGGTAGCGCTTGTTTTAAGAAATTTTGGGTATCAGTTCAAGACTTTTGACGGAACGCGGGAAAAAGTAGCATTCCGGGTAGATTTGGGCTATACCAGAATTCTGGACGATTTTCCATTAGCTTTTACCATTACCGCACACGATTTGCAGAAATATGACATTTCACAAAACTACAATAACAACGGCCAGGAAATCCGGTGGACACGAAAACTAATGGATCATCTTTCCGGCGGGATCGAAATTTTTCCGGGACAGGCGTTCAACGTTCGGTTTGGTTATAACGTGAAGCGCGGGAACGAACTCGCTGTCCTGGATCAGAGGAGTTTTGCGGGACTTTCGGCGGGTTTTGGAATCAAGATTTCCTCTTTCAAGTTCGACTATGCGCACGTTCGATACCACAATTCCTCCAACCTCAATATGTTCGGACTTACCTTGGATTTGATCGAAGTCGCAGGAAACCGAAGATAA
- a CDS encoding MmcQ/YjbR family DNA-binding protein, translating into MDITEILDYCNAKKGVEETFPFDQETLVFKVGGKMFMLIPLEKQPLTISVKTDPEWSEELREQHPQITGAYHMNKTHWNSVVCEGLKRDLILKLIDSSYDLIFSSLTKKKGKKC; encoded by the coding sequence ATGGACATCACTGAAATCCTCGATTACTGCAACGCCAAAAAGGGAGTGGAAGAAACGTTCCCGTTTGATCAGGAAACGCTTGTTTTTAAGGTGGGCGGAAAAATGTTTATGCTGATTCCCTTAGAAAAACAGCCGCTTACGATTTCGGTGAAAACCGATCCTGAGTGGAGTGAGGAACTTCGCGAGCAACACCCGCAAATTACGGGAGCGTACCACATGAACAAGACGCATTGGAATTCAGTAGTTTGTGAAGGATTGAAACGTGACCTAATTCTAAAGTTGATCGATTCTTCTTACGATTTGATCTTCTCGTCGCTGACCAAAAAAAAAGGGAAGAAGTGCTGA
- a CDS encoding putative signal transducing protein yields MSDLVPLLQSSYLYEVELAKSKLASRDIPSYVRNEFVNNVAVFPISQNYVLVVNERDYEDALQILQEIEELDEDDNFN; encoded by the coding sequence ATGTCAGATTTAGTCCCCTTGCTTCAATCATCTTATCTTTATGAAGTGGAGCTCGCAAAATCGAAACTTGCATCAAGAGATATCCCGAGTTATGTGCGGAATGAATTTGTGAATAATGTGGCGGTTTTCCCAATCTCGCAGAACTATGTTTTGGTCGTGAACGAAAGAGATTATGAAGATGCATTACAAATCCTTCAGGAAATTGAAGAACTGGACGAGGACGATAATTTTAATTGA
- the tpiA gene encoding triose-phosphate isomerase, translating to MRKNIVAGNWKMNKNVIEAQQLMFQLLEYKKNNATNCEVWIAPPSLYLLMAKDLYEQDEVGVFAQDLSEHESGAYTGEISADMLESIDATGSIIGHSERRQYHGETDSHCNRKIKLALDKGLTPIYCNGETLDQRKSGQHLEVVKNQTEVALFTLSAEEIKKVVIAYEPVWAIGTGETATPEQAQEIHAHIRNLIAGKYGKEVADEISILYGGSVKPDNAKEIFSQPDIDGGLIGGAALKIDDFSKIIEAFN from the coding sequence ATGAGAAAAAACATTGTAGCCGGGAACTGGAAAATGAACAAGAACGTAATTGAGGCACAACAGCTGATGTTTCAGTTATTGGAATACAAAAAAAACAATGCGACCAACTGCGAAGTTTGGATCGCCCCTCCTTCACTGTACCTTCTGATGGCAAAAGACCTTTACGAGCAAGATGAAGTAGGCGTTTTCGCGCAGGACTTGAGCGAACACGAAAGCGGCGCATATACCGGAGAAATCTCTGCAGATATGCTGGAATCGATTGATGCAACCGGTTCTATCATTGGCCATTCTGAAAGAAGACAGTACCACGGTGAAACAGATTCGCACTGCAACAGGAAAATCAAGCTTGCTCTTGACAAAGGTTTGACACCGATTTACTGTAACGGCGAAACTTTGGATCAAAGAAAATCCGGACAACATCTGGAAGTGGTGAAAAACCAAACGGAAGTTGCTCTTTTTACACTTTCTGCCGAGGAAATCAAAAAAGTGGTGATCGCTTACGAACCAGTTTGGGCAATCGGAACGGGTGAAACTGCGACTCCTGAACAGGCACAGGAAATCCACGCACACATCAGAAACTTAATCGCGGGCAAATACGGAAAAGAGGTTGCAGATGAAATTTCAATTCTTTACGGCGGTTCGGTAAAACCCGACAATGCTAAAGAAATTTTCTCACAACCCGATATCGACGGTGGACTGATTGGTGGTGCAGCCTTGAAAATTGACGATTTCTCAAAAATAATAGAAGCTTTTAATTAA
- a CDS encoding NAD(P)H-binding protein: protein MKALVIGATGATGKDLVNKLLDDKDFSKVDVFVRKPLNIDNPKLNTHIVDFEKPEEWKDLVKGDVAFSCLGTTLKTAGSKEAQRKVDFDYQYNFAKTAKENEVDDYILVSSYGANPNSKIFYSKMKGELEQEVKNLHFNKITIFQPGMLDRKDSERPAEVLGGKIIKFANKLGALKSQKPLPTDVLAQAMINSSKIKSYGYSKIKLGSIFSFAEKNHD, encoded by the coding sequence ATGAAGGCACTCGTCATCGGCGCAACTGGCGCTACAGGAAAAGATTTGGTGAATAAGCTCCTCGACGACAAAGATTTCAGCAAGGTTGATGTCTTTGTAAGAAAACCTCTGAATATCGACAATCCCAAACTCAATACCCATATCGTGGATTTTGAAAAACCCGAGGAATGGAAGGATTTGGTAAAAGGCGACGTGGCTTTCTCCTGTCTCGGAACAACGCTGAAAACCGCCGGAAGCAAGGAAGCACAGCGAAAAGTGGATTTCGACTATCAGTACAATTTTGCGAAAACCGCGAAAGAAAACGAGGTGGACGACTATATTCTGGTTTCGTCCTACGGCGCAAATCCGAATTCAAAAATTTTCTATTCGAAGATGAAGGGCGAACTGGAACAGGAAGTGAAAAATTTGCACTTCAATAAGATCACCATTTTCCAGCCAGGAATGTTGGATCGAAAGGATTCAGAAAGACCTGCAGAAGTTTTGGGCGGAAAAATCATCAAATTCGCCAACAAACTCGGCGCACTGAAAAGCCAAAAACCTTTACCCACCGATGTTTTGGCACAGGCAATGATCAACTCCTCAAAAATAAAATCCTACGGTTACTCCAAAATCAAACTGGGAAGTATTTTCAGTTTTGCGGAAAAGAACCACGATTAA
- the pyrH gene encoding UMP kinase, whose amino-acid sequence MKYKRILLKLSGEALMGNRQYGIDNERLKEYALEIKKVVDKGCEVAIVIGGGNIFRGLAGAAKGMDRVQGDYMGMLATVINGMALQGAMEDAGIYTRLQSAIEMDKVAEPFIKRKAVRHLEKGRVVIFGAGTGNPYFTTDTAATLRAIEIGADVILKGTRVDGIYDMDPEKNENAVKFNSLTFEEVFEKGLKVMDMTAFTLSHENKLPIIVFDMNKEGNLLKIVEGKEIGTLVNL is encoded by the coding sequence ATGAAATACAAAAGAATTCTCCTGAAATTAAGCGGTGAAGCATTGATGGGAAACAGGCAGTACGGAATCGACAACGAACGGCTGAAAGAATACGCTCTCGAAATCAAAAAAGTGGTTGACAAAGGTTGTGAAGTGGCGATTGTAATCGGAGGTGGAAACATTTTCCGTGGTTTAGCCGGCGCTGCGAAAGGGATGGACAGAGTTCAGGGGGATTATATGGGAATGCTTGCAACTGTCATCAACGGAATGGCTTTGCAGGGAGCGATGGAAGATGCGGGGATTTACACACGGCTTCAGTCAGCAATCGAGATGGACAAAGTTGCAGAACCTTTCATTAAAAGGAAAGCGGTTCGTCACCTGGAAAAAGGTAGAGTAGTCATCTTCGGGGCAGGAACAGGAAACCCATATTTCACAACCGATACAGCGGCAACTTTGAGAGCAATTGAAATCGGAGCCGACGTTATTTTGAAAGGAACCAGAGTGGACGGAATTTACGATATGGATCCCGAAAAAAATGAAAACGCCGTGAAATTCAATTCCCTTACTTTCGAGGAGGTTTTCGAGAAGGGACTTAAAGTGATGGATATGACTGCTTTCACACTGAGCCACGAGAACAAACTTCCGATCATCGTTTTCGATATGAATAAAGAGGGGAACCTTTTGAAAATTGTTGAAGGAAAAGAAATTGGAACTTTGGTTAATTTGTAA
- a CDS encoding M14 family zinc carboxypeptidase: MHTIFDYRKNPDFPNRYISPEKLFSYLQTNYSDYISEVGKSYLGKPIFKMTVGNGPTKVLAWSQMHGNEANATHAMLDLLEYFKSQPELEKEIYGKITLDFIFMLNPDGSEKWTRRNALDIDMNRDYLKMSSKEFPILKKIAENGNYDYALNLHEQRTIFTTDGENPATLSFLAPSENFEREITENRKKAMAVIVRINDTLKEMIPNQIARYSDEFYPTSTGDNFMKMGIPSILYEGGHFPDDYKRENTRKFYTIALYEGLKAIGELKGSTENWEEYQKIPENKETHYDMIYRNVKLNTDFECVLDIAVQYKEEYFEGDDEISFTPIVVEVGDVGKKKGWKEIDCRGKKFISERKFPKLDAEVDFTIE; this comes from the coding sequence ATGCATACCATTTTTGATTATCGAAAAAATCCTGATTTCCCAAACCGCTATATTTCTCCAGAAAAATTATTTTCTTACCTACAGACGAATTACAGCGATTACATTTCAGAGGTTGGGAAATCCTATCTTGGGAAACCGATCTTCAAAATGACCGTTGGAAATGGTCCGACAAAAGTTCTCGCTTGGTCGCAAATGCACGGAAACGAAGCGAACGCAACACACGCGATGCTCGATTTGCTTGAATACTTCAAATCACAACCTGAATTAGAAAAAGAGATTTACGGTAAGATCACCCTCGATTTTATCTTCATGCTGAATCCCGATGGTTCAGAAAAATGGACACGAAGGAACGCTTTAGATATCGATATGAACAGAGATTACCTGAAAATGTCGAGCAAGGAATTCCCTATTCTGAAGAAAATCGCAGAAAACGGAAATTACGATTACGCACTAAACCTCCACGAGCAGCGAACCATTTTTACAACTGATGGAGAAAATCCTGCAACACTTTCGTTCTTGGCACCTTCTGAAAATTTCGAAAGAGAAATTACGGAGAACAGAAAAAAAGCAATGGCGGTGATTGTAAGAATTAATGACACCCTCAAAGAAATGATTCCCAACCAGATTGCGCGATATTCAGACGAGTTTTATCCGACCTCGACCGGAGATAACTTTATGAAAATGGGAATCCCCTCGATCTTGTATGAAGGAGGACATTTTCCCGATGACTATAAAAGAGAAAACACCAGAAAGTTCTATACCATCGCTCTTTATGAGGGTTTAAAGGCGATCGGTGAATTGAAAGGAAGTACCGAAAACTGGGAAGAATACCAGAAAATTCCTGAAAATAAGGAAACACATTACGACATGATCTACAGGAACGTAAAACTGAACACCGATTTCGAGTGTGTTTTAGATATCGCCGTTCAGTATAAAGAGGAATATTTTGAGGGAGATGATGAAATCTCGTTTACGCCAATCGTCGTGGAAGTGGGCGATGTCGGCAAGAAAAAGGGCTGGAAAGAAATCGACTGCCGCGGAAAGAAATTCATCTCCGAAAGGAAATTTCCGAAATTAGATGCTGAAGTTGATTTCACGATCGAATAA